The following nucleotide sequence is from Coffea eugenioides isolate CCC68of chromosome 10, Ceug_1.0, whole genome shotgun sequence.
tttgctttgtaAAAGCTCTATATTTCTCTTTATTCATTATGTATATGTTCCAAAGTAAATGTTTGTGTTGAATTTCACTCATCATTTTCCTTGTCTCATTGAATCCCAAAGATTAATATAGATGTTAATCTATAGGCTGATGTAAGGGAACCTATGCTAAACAATAAAAAAGAGTACAACTAAATTATAATTCATAAAAATTGGTAACTGTGTTTGGTGAGCTGACATGCTATTTTTACGCATTGTAAAGTAGTAAAGATTATCATGGAGAGCTTGTTGGGAAGTTGCAATGATCTACATGATTTCTTATATAGTAGCAACCATTAATATAGTAGCAATAGATATGACAGGCCTGTCAATCAGGCCTAATGAGCCGGGCTTTGAGGAGTTCAAGCTCagctcatttaatttgaaaCATTTTCGGGTTTCGGGCTATGAGATTCGGGTTCATAAATGTAAAACTCATACTCAGCTCACATAATATTCGGGTTGTGAGCCTTAATCGGGCTTAGTCCAAGCTCACTTATTAccccttaattttcttaatataattactataactattaagttgtaaaactaatttaacatttacaagactataatattaaaactaaacatgaacaaataatagttcttaaaaagtatataaaccaaaaaaattttcaacaatatttatatttaattcgttcaaaatgcatgaaaaatagtaataaaacatgcgatcataagccaatacatctttaaaagttgcaactttttttataatcttgtgatttaaatccaaatatgcttgatgatttttgtgtttgtagactaaaaagaaatcaaccaatattatgccaatacaaaaatttactcaaccagTAAGAAAAGTTAGAGATTTAGTTATGCAATACTaatattggctctcaagaaagctcatgaaagagtctttagatgtatttttgtgttttgtaatttatatatatatttagtatttagtaataatatatttggatatataattatacataatatcaaaatataaatattatatatataggtgATTAAAGGGCCGGGCCTATATCGCGTTTGAGCCTAATAAGGCCCAATCTCGGCTCATATTTAATTCGGGTCTAATTTTTAGGCTCAAACTCAGACCGGCTCACTAAATAGTCGGGGCTCATCGGGCTTTCTGTCGGGTCGAACGAGCCGAGTTCGGGCTGGCCCAACCCCATTGACAGTCCTTATTAGAATCAgtcttgttttttccttttcttattgGACAAAATTACTACAAACTGCATGTACAGCCTCATTCTAAAATATTTAAAACGGTTTGTCTAATGGATGCCTTATGGTGATCATTAAGATATATTTCAGGtattatatttttgaaaatataaaattaattaaaaagtatataaatataaaagaagatgataattgttagtatgtgtatatatatagtagGTTACGTGAATGCTAAGTGTGTTAATAGGTGTTCTTAGAAAAATTCTATTTGAAATATGGAGATACTTAACTTAACCAAATAGGTTCGGCCACTAATTAATAAGGCTTCTAGACTCGTAAAAGACAAAGCAAATAAGTTGGGTCCCATGGGATTTCCAATTTCCCAAGTAGTGCCTAGCTAAATCTTCTTTTTTCGGAATAACTGGATTTAGATTTAGCTCCCCATTTAGATTTAGGTCCCATCGTATAAATTTCAAGCCCGTCCCACCCAAATTACTTTTAGACATGAGTAGTTTTGTTAGGAATTGAGATCTTTTGTCACCATCATATATCTGCATATAAAGTTGGGGTCTCTTGCCATCATTAAGTACTCTACTAAGATTTGGGATCTCTTGTCATCATTAATAAGGAATGCAAATGAGTTGAATTCAATCGAGCTACTCGTGATCTTGTTCAGTTAAACCTCGAGATTGAggatgtgtttgataaaattgaagtctgaaatttaaaatctgaaatttgaatccattaggttattgaattgttaagtattaaatctaacaTATTTGAGAGTATATcatattcagtgataagtgaacaTCACTTAAGTtctgtttgataaaattgaatttgaattctgaagtctgaattctgaaatctgaatactaaAACAATTAATTTACTGAATTTTAAACACTGAAAAGatatatatgaatgtctgaatttttatacaaacctatttatactgtttgataaatatttataattgaatgcttaataagtttaagttgacaattttgcccttatattttttcattcaaaaaagaaatagaacctatgatttaattagtttaaaattgttaagtatgaaaatgacaatatttatttttaaatcaaattaatataaaagatgcaATATATTTTATGAGGAATATGGAGAAGaagtgaaagtcattaaaaagggagaaaaggtATACCGAAAACTGTTAGATAGAAAATATCatattgtttaattagataagaattttgaatataattaacaaacaagggtagatttggtagacAAGATAAGATAGTTgaaataattctattgattcttatcagaattaagcattcagttaggatttttgtgttgaaaaaaatacacacaagttcagcactgcttaacaagttcagcagaTGAATTtccatttatcaaacactcaaaacatctaaTGTCTGAAAAAGTTCAGATTCaacacttttttatattatcaaaTAGACCCTTAATTTTGAGAGTaagttttgtctagaaaattcagtgtcacttaattaattcagatgttcaatttttagttatcaaacggtttgaatatattaagatctgaatccattaaatatAAGTACTGAATTAGGTTATCAAACAAAGTCTGAGTTCATGTTGACCTCAAGCTTGAGTTAAAGAATAGTCCTGACAAGTTTGAATTCAAATCTAATATGTGAGATTCAAAAACTCATTGAACTTAGTTCAATTCAATCATGCTGCAAATTTAAattacattttttattttttatctttattAGTCTCAAAttatatctaatccattgtttAATTTTATTTAGAATATTATTTGACATCATTTATACTCGATTAAGCTTCATTGAGCACAATTAAACTCAACTAAGGCCctatttgataactcaattcagcacttaaatttaatggattcagattttaatATATTCTTGATGacataaatttaaaattttcaacctagcaataaaaatgtatttttgaattttcaaccttcatttttttaataaccTCCCTATTCTTGAGGAGAGATGGAttgaataatttaaaaataagaaGTATAAATGAGAGATCTAAAGTTTAAATCCTTTCacttgtgcaaaaaaaaaatacatcgTATCCCTCCCTCATTGTGAGACCGGTAGGGGGAAGAACTTTATGGGGGACCGTAAATCAACCCCACTGGTTTTTGAATGTTGACCCTGACCAACACAATTCAGGCATTTTTGGTTCAGGCATTTTTGGTTCCTATTCGAGTAATTGGACTTCTACTTTCATGTCTCCGTACCACGGTTCATCACACTGTCTGCCTTTAGCATCGTTTATAGAAAGTACAGCATAGAGGAAAACCGCGACGAGGAGGACATCTTAGGTAATGTTTGGCAGCATTTTATTAATGTAGTGTTTCATTAAAAAGGCATGACATATGTTTTCATAACTTTATATGAAATTTTCAGGAAATTCAAACTTTTGAGGAGTACATTACCTGAAATTTGCTGGATAAACAATTTGCTTGTTCtcaattgattttgattttgacaaAAGATGATTCTTGAAAAGCCAAAACTTAAGAAAAGTCGAAAACTAAAGAAAAGTAGTAGAGAATAAATTTTCTAGTGTCATGAACTAAGAACAGATCTAACCAATCAATTGAGAACAGGTTCATAGATAACTAAAAGGGatcttttaattaattttttgatatttgtaTTTAAGATTTACTAAAGCAAttgaataatattaataattaataaatgaATTTATCTAGCCGATGAAGCCTTATTTTAATGACTAAAATTGATATCTCAAGAATTaaagattttaaattcaaatatCCTGTTTTTCCTCCCTACTTCTTAACTCTCACCTTTCCTTACTATTgtattggaaaagaaaaatctaaCAATTGATTTGATTGTCCTAGTTAGCTTTTTTTGttgtaaaaatgaaattaagtAAAGAAAAGTCTTAAATAGAAAAGAAGCCACAAATATGAGTATGTGCACTATGGATGGAAAAATGCATCACCCTTAAAGCCTTGTTAAAACAACCCTTAGCTAATTATAGGCACTTTATGTCCATCAATATAGTTATACTGCCTACATATAAAAATACTCCCGAAATGCACATTTGTCAAATTCTTCCCTTTTCTTACAAAGGAATGCCTAATTGGCCTTTTTTgaattatcattttttttcaaaaaattttttacgTGTTTTGCGAGCTCATTTTTAGTTACTTTTTTACCTCACATTTATTAAATTGgtacaatatattttttttacaaaaacttcaaaaatggcAATCTAGATGGGCTCGATTCACTTTATAAATACATATAATTAGTACCAAAGAAAAGaataatctaaaaaaaaaagaaaagaataaaggCATTGCTCTCGAATGCTttagattttataaaatctaaTTATAGAGATAATCAGAATTAACAAAAACTATTCTTTGGATTATtatagattttaaatttttttaatcattaaaaaatcaataatcaaaatataaaaataattaagaatattacaaaaattgattattcaaaattaaaatttattatcacttaaaataatcaaaccaagAACGAAGTCCAAAATGTTCCTTGAAGTAGTACTTCCATAATCAACTTCGTCCAAGAAAAGCTAGGCCAAACAAGCCTTAGCAAAAGGGCCAAAGAGTAGGACCATGTCCCGGAAATCGAGACCGAAGACAGCTGACCACTGTCCCCTCCACCCAACTTTCCTTTGTATCCTTCCTCTtcgtcctcctcctcctcctactCATTACATCCCCTGAGCCAAAAACCCCCAAAATCCTCTGCCCCTCTCCTTTCCCCATAGCCAAACCCACCCcaagaaaattgaagagaaaaaagaaaacgaaGGCAAGCACAAATTCTTCCCTTCTCCAAGTCTCCAACCAAATCTACCTGACCTCTACCACGAAGTAACATCCCCTTTCCAGAACCAATACAtaccaaaacaaccaaaaacaGCACTCAAATTTAGTACACTTTCCTAAAGCCATTTTGCCCTTTCAAACCAACCAAAAACCCATTTTACCATTCTaacaaaaccaaagaaaagaagccaaatcaaactcaaaatttccaaaatcccatctcttctttccttttcccccCTTTTTCGCCCTTCAAATAATTTTTACAGGCTGCGACGTCGTTTCAAGTTTCAGCTCTTCTGTTAATATTACCACTACTCAGTACTCTCCACAAATGCCTACGAAGAAGCCCAAGTACGACGCCGTATCATCTCTGCTCTTCATCTTCCTAGTTTCCTTTCCATTTCTCATCTCCTCCAAGTCTACGATAGAGCCTTGCTCAAACTTCGACTCCTGCTCCGCCGTCGTCGCCTACACGCTCTACACCGACCTCAAGGTCGCCGAGGTCGCGTCCCTCTTCCACGTCGACCCCATTGCCCTCCTCACGGCCAACGCCGTCGACATTTCCTACCCGGACGTCGAAAACTACATCCTCCCGGCGAAGCTCTTCCTCAAGGTCCCCATCACTTGCTCTTGCGTCGACGGCATCAGAAAATCCACCTCCACCATTTACAAGACTCGCCCTTCCGACACCCTTTTCAACATCGCCGATGATATCTATGGTGGGCTGGTATCGGCCGACCAGATCAAGGAGGCTAATGCTAACTCCATCTCTGACCCTTCTGTGTTGAATGTGGGGACTTCGCTTGTGATTCCATTGCCTTGTACTTGTTTCAATGGGACGGATAACAATCTTCCGGCGGTTTATATGTCGTATGTTGTCCGGCCGGTGGATACCCTTGCCGGAATTGCGTCCAAGTACTCTACCACGCTGACTGATCTCATGAATGTGAATGCTTTGGGCAGTCCATCTATTAAGGATGGCGATATTCTTGCAATTCCTCTATCTGGTAAAGATTTTGTTGTTctgtaatttttcattttcatttttctatttcttatttttttcgtattttttccttttttgggttGACGTGAAATGGGCTAGAGCTATTTTTATCTGGGATTTAATGCTGAGAAGTGAGGACCATGTGGGGAGAACAAGTGAATGTACAATCTTTAAAGCGTTAGGTACAACCTTTAAAATGTTGTACTTTTTGCTTGAGGAATGGCACCTCTAAATGGGGAATTTAGTGTCTTCGTGTTAAACTGGTGTTCAGTTAGCGACTTTCATGTCCTTTatgtctatttttttttgtcaaattttagttGGGTTTTATGATGTTATTATCTTCTTGATTAGTATTGGAACTACTGGATGACCAATTAAGGATAgatttttttgggattttttccttttgtttatGTAATATGAGTGCCCCCCTACCCTAATATTCTTGTAGTTTTGTTATTTATATTTGTTGCAAGTTATATCCCATAGTATGAGCATGGAGCACCCCGGTAAGACCCCTCTTCACCCGAACACCCCCCacccccccctccccctccccgcaaaaaaaaaaaaatccttgtAATCTTTTATAATTATGACAATGGTAAGCTACTGCTTTCAGCTTGTTCATCTAGTTTCCCAAAGTACGCATCGGATAATGCCCTGTCCGTACCTAACGGGAGTTATGCTATTACTGCAAGCCATTGTGTTCAATGCAGTTGTGGACCGGGGACTCGCAAGTGAGTGAATGATTATGGGACATAACTGAATATCTTTTGCCATTTCTGGGAATGTGATTTGATTTGCTTATGCATGAATCAACTTCTTGCTTTGGGTTTTCTGTAGTTTATACTGCACGCCAGCTTCATTAGCAGTTTCTTGTTCAAGCATGCAATGCAAAAACAGCAACCTCATGCTTGGAAATATAACAATGCAACAGACTAGTGCTGGTTGCAATGTGACTACTTGCAGTTATGGAGGATTTGTAAATGGAAGCATTGTGACCATGTATGTCTCTCAATTGGCTCCACGTTTCGGAGCATACCTTCCGCTTCTTTTTTTCTCTGATTCTCCATGCTTTTTTATATCAGATTGTAAAATTGTAGTTATAATTATTTGATTCCCTCTATTATGTTCTGTTGGCAGATTGTCCTCTTCCCTTCAGCCTCGTTGCCCAGGTATAGAATGATATGATACCCTATTGCTTTGCAGTGGTTTGGTTTTTTTGTCCAGTTTTGTATGTCAGTGCACAGAACTTTGCACAAATTCTTTCATTCACTGTGATTTTCATAGCCACGGCTCTCCCTATGGCAAACAGTAATTTCCACCGTATGACAAACAGCATGACTGTTAATAGAATGTTTATCATTTTGTTAGTTGATTGTATGGTGCTTAATTACATTTTTCTGCTTATATTTATGATTCCTTCTGCATACTTCATTTACTTCTTTTGGGTTCCCTAACATGTAGGACCACAGCAATTTCCACCAATCATAGATCCCTCATCATTAGTTGGCCAAGACTCTTCATTTGCACCAGCTCCTTCACCTTCTGAAATATCAGGTGCTCCAACAGTTCCAAAATCTTCAGTGGTGCCTTCTACTGGCTCTACTATACAATTTCCACCTGCTAATGGCCCAGCTGGAAGTGCTGGAAGTGCTACTTCTGATTCCTCGGTGGTGAATCCTTTAGCAGGTTTTCCTATTACATTTCTCTTAGCGTTGTATCTCAGGAATTCGTTGCCACTTGGGTTGTAATTTTCTTTCCACCCATGAGCTATGAGATAATGAGATCTTATCTTTTCTGTCTAATGCACTGTGAGATCCAATGAACATTTACTCAAACCATTTCTTTGTAGTAAAACAGCAATTTTTGAATGACCAGTGTGCTTCTGGCATTTCTAATTTTTTACCTGCTTTTTATCTATATCTATTTGAGTGTTTTAATGGAATGGCTGTTGCTCTTGCCGTAATATGTTGTTGAAATCTTCGACCAGACAGGCTCTTAGTTTATTCAACTGTAGTATATTGAGACTAAGCTGCGTCTTATTAACTGCTTGTGTTTGTTTTAGAAGCGTTTTCCATTTTTCTGACATGATTTTCATCAGacatttgctttctttttttgttttcttctttttttttgggttgtcgtgtgtgtgtgttttttgttttttatttttgggagCCCTGGGGGGCGGGGGGGGTTTGGGGTGGTGGAGAAGGGCAAGAGAATACACAAGTAAACTACAGGATTTAAATAAGTTATTCTGGGAAACTTTGCACCCCTTACATCACCTAAGCAAAATATCCCAACTAAACCAGGTGCATTGAGAAAGTCCAAGCTTGGCCATGAACGTGCAACGATTGGCCTTTCTAAACACATGCCTGTACACATCCGATATGCCTGAACACATGCTCATATGGCATCATTTCTTCACTATAATCCTCTCCATTTTTGTACCAGAGGTCTCAACGCCAAAGAGTCCAACACTTAAAAATGTGCAGTTTGCTCGATCCTGAGTGTATTACCGAGGAATGAAGAACAGTCCGTTCTGTATTCTTGATTCCAATGGTCCATTGGCGAACATTTCTGTTTATTGCCTGTGGAGCCGAGTCCAAATTACTGAACATCTTGTATTTGATCCTGCATTTGGCTTTCTAATGTTTGGTGAAAAACCAACACTTGTCTTGGTCTTCTGCAAATTTCCTCTTCTGTCCTTTGGTAGAATAGTGCAATTTGTTAGTATAATTTGCCATTCTACCAAAAGACCAATAAAATCTCTTCATCcgcgccccccccccccccccttttttcttGACCATATTAACTGGAATGGGAAATAGTTTTGATGTTAGGCAGCAACGAAAATTAAGTTGAGCCATCCTTCCTTATTCTTTCCCTTTCCTTGTTTGAAAGGGTGTTGGTTTTTCCGGAAGAGGAACCGGGCGTGCTACACTGTCCAAAAACTAGGGAACGCTGATTACCATTCTTTATAAAGAGCAATTTAGCTGGCTAGTGGATGACACTTGACTGCCTCTAAATTTGATGTCATTCCTTATTGGGCAAAGAGTTCAGTGGCCCTCAAACTATTAGCCGGATGAATTTTTGGTCcccaaacaattaaaagtaaattTTTGGCTCCCGATCTATCTAAAATACAAAATGTTAGACCTTCCGTCAAAATCAGCAGTTAATATCGACGGAATCTACGATCACGTGAGATGCACATCGAAATAcgaagggtatttttgtccacAATGAGCTGTGTTCCACTCGATAAAATGGAgcgaaaaaataattttgaccAAACGGTTTACTTTCACCACTATCTCTCCCTCTGTCTGCCATTATCGGCTACTGCTGCAACTTCCCGACTACTAGCACCGTGGAAATGATGAATGTAAAAATGGCTGCTTTGAGAGTGAAGCCAAACAAAGCTTGCATGCAAGAGGCACTGCAAAGCATAGCCACCAATCCAAAGCCTTAAAGGGGTGGTGGGTCTTTCGGTGACAGTAGTCAAAAGCACAAAGGCAGCCACCAACACAAACCCCAAGTTCCATATCAAATCAAGAATCACGAAGGGCCTTGAGAATGGACATTCTTGGCCTACTGGGAGTGATGGGCCACGGCCACGGTCATCCTCATGCTCCTCTCTCTCCTtctcctcatcatcatcatcgtaATCATTGAAGAAAATCCTATAGTGGTTCAAGGTGGCGGAGGTCAGTCTGGAGAATGTGGTGGCTATATTGGTGGGGGCCCTTGTGTTATTGTTGGAGCTGCTGCTGTGGCCATTCTGAAGAAGAAGCAAGCCTTGCTGCTGGTTCTCCAGGTCCATTTATAGGGATGATAAAATTCCGGTGGCTGCAATCTACTCTTTTGCCCGATGAGAGAGAGCTGGTGCGGTCGGTGGCGGTAgtgagttttgttttgttttgagaGATACGGTTACAGTAGCAGTAGAGCAAAGAAATGCTCTGTTAGTCGACTCTGCTGCACTTTGGGAAGTGGGGGCCTACTAAGGATTGAGGAGAGACAATCAATCACCCGTCTCTGCAATTCTCCATTTTGCAGCGACTTTCCTTTCttgtcttctttcttcttcttcatatGCATCTCTTTGTTCTTCAGCTACATTAATTCTTTTCAGAAGCTCAGGTATGACCTCCGTTGACTGGCTGCACATCTCCTTGTCAATCCACTGCCAAAATCTGCAGCCACCATCCGCGTATACCGCAAATCTCTGCCCAGCAGCCACAATCCGTGCATGACCCTCGACATTTTCTCACACCTATACAATGGAAAAGGCGGATTGTTGGTTTCTCGCATGCTTCCAGTTCAGCAACTTTTTTGGCTGCAATGgagtttttctttgttcaagttcGGGAAGGAGTTCCATTTTACCGAGTGGAACACAGGTCATTGTGGATAAAAATGCCCTTCATATTTCAGCGTGCGTCTCACGTGGTCGTAGATTCCGTCAGTATTAACTGCTAATTTTGACAGAAGGTCTAACATTTTGTACTTTAGATAGATCGAGGGCCAAAAgtttacttttaattgtttgggGGTCAAAAGTTCATCCGACTAATAGTTTGAGGGCCACTGGAACTTTCTTCCTTATTTTGAATGAATCTTTCACACCCGACGAGTAATTCCATTAAACTATGGATCCCATGTGCGAGAAAGGACGATCTTGTGATAAAGAATTAGCTAAACT
It contains:
- the LOC113749018 gene encoding lysM domain-containing GPI-anchored protein 1-like, whose product is MPTKKPKYDAVSSLLFIFLVSFPFLISSKSTIEPCSNFDSCSAVVAYTLYTDLKVAEVASLFHVDPIALLTANAVDISYPDVENYILPAKLFLKVPITCSCVDGIRKSTSTIYKTRPSDTLFNIADDIYGGLVSADQIKEANANSISDPSVLNVGTSLVIPLPCTCFNGTDNNLPAVYMSYVVRPVDTLAGIASKYSTTLTDLMNVNALGSPSIKDGDILAIPLSACSSSFPKYASDNALSVPNGSYAITASHCVQCSCGPGTRNLYCTPASLAVSCSSMQCKNSNLMLGNITMQQTSAGCNVTTCSYGGFVNGSIVTILSSSLQPRCPGPQQFPPIIDPSSLVGQDSSFAPAPSPSEISGAPTVPKSSVVPSTGSTIQFPPANGPAGSAGSATSDSSVVNPLAGFPITFLLALYLRNSLPLGL